The window aagatccttacctttttccctcgggaatagagtactgtcaattttacaTTTCTTGTATccatgttcaagcaggaatttggacagtcattcataccatgctctaggagcttgcttgagtccatagagagccttatctaatttgtacacatgttccagacactccttgctctcaaaccctggaggttgtttgacaaacacttcttcttttaggttGCCATTTAGGAAGGAACTTTTGACATCCATGTGATGAAGAGTAAATTCCATGTGTGCTacaaaggctataaggagtcttattgcctccagtattgcaactggagcaaaggtctcatcataatctatgccctcctcttggatATAACCTTGGACTACCagccttgccttgttccttgtaactatTACATCTTTATCAAGCTTGTTTCTAaagacccatttagtgccaattactgatatgtccttgggtcttggagccaaacttgacttctctcgaactgattgagttcatcttgcattgcatttacccaatctgcatcttgcaaagcctcaacaacatttttaggttcaataagagataagaaagcatcaaaatcacacaaattctttaattgtgatctagttttaactccagatgttggatcagtaattatgttctcaataggatgagaactttgatacttgtaaggtttcacaaccaactggtttctgtttgatgtttctcccatgttctgttgctgagaAACAAGCTCATGGACAAGTTCCATTAGGGGATTGGTTTCAGttcttctttgttcagttccccctgtcaggttgccatggatggaagaacctgttccatcacctgctCCTTCTTTTGGTGCATCTTCAGCTTGAGCTGTGACTTCACTCAATTCTCTTACCAGCCCAACAGCTTTATCTCCATGTTCCCTGTCTCTCATAAagtgttagtttcatcaaaaactacatgtacactttcttctatacacaaattttttttgttgtacactttataagctttgttatgtgaagaatatcccaagaatacttcCTCATCACTTCCGGGATCAAACTTACCGAGGATTTCTTTCCATTAtcgtgcacaaagcacttgcatccaaatgccctaagatgggatatatttggttttctcccttaagtaactcatagggagtcttctctacaagaggtctagtcatgcatctattaatgatataacatgcagtatttacagcctctgcccagaagctatgggacactttactagaaagaagcatagtcctagccatatcttcaagagtcctattctttctttcaactactccattttgttgaggagtcatAGGGGAAGATAAATTATGATCTATATCATGCTCACCAgtaaattcagcaaacttagcattttcaaattcagttccatgatcagacctaattgatgcaagttgattacatagttgtttctcagtttttctaacaaaggcaataaacatgtcaaatgcttcatccttagatgttaaaaataataccCAAGTAAACCTAAAGTAATCATCAACATATTTCCTACCACCTTTGCTCAATGTTCTTATTggaccacaaagatccatatgaacTAGTTCCATCAAtcctggttgtgcttaccattttcttgcttttaaaagatgatcttacctgcttccccttgcacaggcctcacaaactttgtcttccttgaacttgatgttaggtaaccttATCACCatgtccttggagactaatttgcagagttgattcagacttgcatgaccaagtcttttgtgccacatgaggggatcattgtccagcACACTCAAGcaggtgagttcattttctgaaagagtggacaaatctacaatgcaaatattgttaactctttttccctgcaaaataatcttgtcagtggtaagattaatcacaaaacatttggtagagCTGAATGCTActaggttacctctgtcacacagttgtgatacactaattaggctatatttcaagccatatatcaagtagacattctcaatggaatgtgagtttgtcttacctacctttccaaccccaatgatctcacctttcttcccatttccaaaggagacattacctagGAACTGGTTCTTACTTCTAGTCATATACTTTGagtagccactatccatgtaccatatttggctacttcccttcacttggacctgcaaaacaaaatcaggggttagtcttaggaacccaaactagtttgggtccctttctataggcaaaggggtgaattaaattccttttggcccatccaggcagcctatttttctcttgaacaaaggttttgttcttgtgactggccttttcttttgctttacattCACTTTTGTAATGACTagtcttgccacagtgtgtgcaaattttgtttttaGGAAGTGTGATATATTTgattttgggatcccacttaggtgttggggtcccatagccaagtcctctcttgttTCTATTGTGGTGCTCTTGTAGCTAGGATAGTGCATCAGAGgacttattccatttgcaagttctatcTAGTTCATTCTTCACTttgcctagatcttcttttaggactctcatctgctcatctttcttgtacaactcattcttcatttttcccagattttcttctaagggatgtgtgtgatcagctttcttctatcctgttcctaattttagttttaaattttcagacctaagttctaagacattggtgtcaagttcaagaactcggttcttcaactcagcatttatactatcactttcactagccctaaattctagatttttgcacttgacttttaggatcacacattccctagacaACTGTTCCTTCTCATTGTTTATGACCTCAAACTCATCAATGtgaagtttaggaataattcagatagcctttctttagacaaaaatttaatcttgtctttgacaTGAATagtacttacctcttgttcatcatctgattctccaatggccataagtgtttgttcatctccagcttcatcttgtGAATCCTCATCTGAGGTTTCTCCCCAAgaagcaaccatagcctttgttgatccattgttccttttgggttgaacctgttccttcttcctatttcttcattcatccctttccttcttccattcaatttcccactggggacaattcttgatcatgtggGCAGTCTTACCTCATTTGTAGCAGCCCTCGTTGGTTTGTTTTTTAGGAGCCCTTGGTTTATTGAAGTTtgcacctcttgaagaaccctttcctctcattaagTACTACttgaaatcccttgtgatcatagccattttaTCATCCTCTAAGTCTGCACCTTCAACTATTCTGAGAGCCAggcttctttccttcttgggtgcatctaTCTTCATAGTTGctttctcagttcataggcagtgagatttccaatcagctcatccaacttgagagtggcaatgttctttgattcttgaataGCCGTGATTTTACTTTCCCAAGTTACTGGCaagacccttgtcaagattttctcaaccttgtcttctttaaggataattcttccaagagacttaagttcatttgttagtgttgtgaaccttgtgtacatatcttggatggtttctccttccttcatggtgaaattctcatattgagaatataataGTGTTcttcttgatctctttacttaaggagttccttcatgggccacttgtagagtgtcccatatctccttagcagtagtacaactttgaatcctGCTGTACTCGTTTGGACCTAGttcacacacaagccatttcttggccttggcattcttttcccatttcttcaaatcttcagtaGTACAGTCAGCTCTCGTCTTTGGCACGTCCACTGCTTCAATATTCTTCTATGTAGTAGCCCGGGGACCATCAGTAAtaatgtcccagagttcatagtcttctcctatgatgtggtctctcatcctgttcttccaccaggaatagtactggccattaaagagtggaggtctagcagtggattgcccttcccagtttcccggtggtgcactcatctggatctgttcctaaggtgttagcctcttcaaggataacccgctctgataccaattgatgttttagacttcaataccacacaagaggggggatgatttgtgtggtacccaattttcacttaacttgattatagaaggacctggttcttctatgtgttccaactactactgttgcggaataataagtacagaaaataaagaacacagagatttttacgtgaaaaacacctagctcaaaaggtgaaaaaatcacgacctaccttccagtaggattttctcaaactctccactaaaatcactgagccaaaaactgcatttacaaaaattcTTTTGTAAACCTATGATTAACTATAATCTCGTtgtagcacacagcctcaactattGTGATAgtacaacttcaagttaactctatatatacttgaaaactctaagtaccttaattgcttctagataaagttgaaaggtacaatgtaaaatcacctactacaattgaactagagtaaaagatagacacttggaactggttcaagtagcttcaggattgcacgcttgaatcacacataaattgcttgcaaaattgctttgctattttgctcttaattcacgtttaacttctgcttatgtgcattacctataaaagagaacaacattGATATTTAAggggttagtaattagagattgactaggaTACAGAGgctactcttccatggtggaagagttctaattGATCTCATACTCTAATTTTATCCTTTTCCTAAACTGTGTTTTCTTTGTGTAAGGAatctttctccttatccaatatgcaaccttttcgatcatgatcaggagatattacttctgataaaTTAGATTTATCTcattcacgtgcatctcacatgtttgggtttatcatgactgtgcttcacaggatggacctggtccatgtctgagttcttttgtcagtcttcaaaacttcacatttacttgggccaacagtTCTTATTACCTTGCTCACTAAGACATATAGCATGTATATGAGTTAGTAACATTAGGGAGTGAGTTAGTGGTTCATTAAGTGAGAATAATTCAGGAAAGATTCGGTTTAAATTGCAGCAGAAAAAAAAAGGTTATATTTAATTTAGAGACAAATTAgtaatgcgaagattatttcttATAGAATGTTTTGTTTGATATATTAAAAACTAATATATAGCTTAAAATATATTTTACTATCTAAACAAAATAAAGTTTGTTAATTATTTTGAGGGTTAGTTTTGTCATTTAGTGCTTTAATCTATGTATTGTTAATACCTGCATAAAATAATACATACATTTCCACAtaaattacaacaacaataacaacaacaacccaataataatgccactagtggggtctggggagggtagagtgtacgcagaccttacccctacccatgagggtagagaggctgtttctggaagaccctcgactcaaaaaTAAAAGATCTGTAACAACAACAGAAAACATGCAAATAAGATCAGCACCGTAAGTGACAACAAATAAGTGGGAAGGACAATAATTATGGCAATAATAAAAAttgtaaataaaatataaaataacagtaaaaattaataaacaaaaaatagaaagtgTGATGGAACAATAACCACTAGCAGTCCTATATAAAATGCTATCAAACTAGCTAGAACAACGAAGAAAAACGCTCAACTAAACCCTAACCTACAACCCCAATGTTCGACCTCCATACCTCCCTATccagggccatgtcctcagaaatctgaagttgcgccatgtcttgtCTTATCACCTTAccccaatatttcttaggccACCCTCTACCTCTCCTTGTACCTGTCAAAGCCAACCGTTTGCACCTCCTTACCGAGGCATCTAGACTcctcctccgcacgtgcccgaaccatctaaggctcgcttcccgcatcttgtcatccatggGAGCCACACctaccttctcccgaatatcttcattctaaATCTTATCAagcctagtgtgcccgcacatccatctcaacatcctcatttcagatactttcatcttctggatatgagaaTTCTTTACTGgacaacactcagccccatacagaATGGCAGGTCTAAtcaccgctctatagaacttacctttaagtttcattggcaccttcttgtcacacaggactctagACGATAACCTCTATTTCATCCACCATACCCCTATACAGTGCATGACATCCCCGTCGATCTCCCCATCTCCTTGGATAATAGACCCTAGGTACTTGAAACTCACTCTCTTAAGGATGACTTGCGAGTTAAGCCTCACCTCCCCGTCCGCTTCCACCGACACATtgttgaacttgcactccaaatTTCTGTCctagtcctactcaacttgaagcCTTTAGACTCCAGGACCTGCCTCCATACCACCAGTCTTTCATTAAAGCCGCCTCTTGTCTCATCAAtagaactatatcatcagcaaACAACATACACCATGACACCTCCACTTGAATATGGTATGTCAATGCGTCCATTACTAGGGCAAATAAGAGCGGGTTGAGCGCAGATTCTTGGTATAACCCCATAACTACTGGAAAGGGCTTTGAATCACCTCACatagtcctaacccgagtcttagcttcATCATATAAATCCTTTATCGCTCTATTATAAGCTACCATCACACCTTtcacctccaggcatctccaaagaATGTCCCTAGGGATCTTGTCACATGCCTTCTCTAGATCAATGAACACCATGTGTAGATCCCTCTTCCTATCTCTATACtgctccaccaacctcctaataagatGGATAGCTTCTGTAGTAGAGCGACcaggcatgaacccgaactgattTTCTGATATAGAAACCACCCGTCTTACCCtcccttccaccaccctctcccaaactttcatggtatgacttagcaATTTTATACAcctataattgttacaattcTGGATATCCTCTTTGTTTTTGTATAATGGAGTCATCGTACTCCACTTCCACTCATCTAGCATCCTCTTCGTcttgaaaataacattaaacaactcAGTCAGCTACTCCAAGCCTGCTTTACCCACATACCTCAAAAATTCAACTGGAATCTCATCTGGTCCGATCGCTTTGCCCCGAATCATCTTACGCATTgctcccacgacctcctccaCCTTAATACGCCTAcagtacctaaagtcttgatgaCTTTCGGAGTTCCCCAACTCCCCTAACACGATGTTTCTGTCCCCCTCTTCATTCAGAAGTCTATGAAAGTACGACTGCCAGCTCTGCTTAATCTGGACCTCTCCCATCAATACCCGACCTTCCTCGTCTTTGATGTACCTCACTTGGTCAAGATCACGAGCCTTCCTTTCTCTCGCTTTAGTAAGCGAAAATAACTTCTTGTCCCCACTTTCACTCCGCAGTTCCTCATATAGCAGCCCAAACGCGATAGTCTTAGCCTCCATGACTGCTAACTTCGCTTCCCTCCTAACGTCCTTATACCTTTCTCTGTTCGCACTCCTCTTATCCTCGTCTGTGTTCTCCACTAACTTAAGGTAAGTCgctttctttgcttccactttacttTGGACCACATAATTCCACCACCAGTCGCCTCGGTGCCCACCTGAGTACCCCTTCgagacccctaatacctctctcgCTGCCTCTCTTATACAGTCTGTCGTCGTTGTCCACATAATACTATCATCCCCATCACTCCTGCGCATTTTCCTTGGTTAAGACTCCCCACTTGATCCTTGGTTGCCCCTGTACaaacctcttcttcctctttatcaAGATACCGACGTCCATCACCAGGAGTCTGGTATTATTTATTAGGAAAACAAAAGTATAGCTAccaaatattgtataaattaatGTTAGTTTCTATTCGGAGATTATATAAATATCCATAAACTCCAACCAAATaacacttttaattaatttattttcatcaACCTACACCTTGATAGAGAATTATCTGGTACGTGTAATACTGAGGCCTTAAAGGTAATAGGTGCCTAGTGAATGAGTTAAAAGGTAGACAAATTGACTCGAACACCGTTATCATAAAACAAAAATAGCATTTAATCTTGAACAGCTTGAAAGCGCAGCCAAAAAATTCACGTGAATAGTTGCACCATTGATTGCCAAAATAGTGGAATTCCTTGCTTATATGCATTGAGGGCTCATTAAAGATGTGTCA is drawn from Nicotiana tabacum cultivar K326 chromosome 22, ASM71507v2, whole genome shotgun sequence and contains these coding sequences:
- the LOC107828165 gene encoding uncharacterized protein LOC107828165; this encodes MRRSDGDDSIMWTTTTDCIREAAREVLGVSKGYSGGHRGDWWWNYVVQSKVEAKKATYLKLVENTDEDKRSANRERYKDVRREAKLAVMEAKTIAFGLLYEELRSESGDKKLFSLTKARERKARDLDQVRYIKDEEGRVLMGEVQIKQSWQSYFHRLLNEEGDRNIVLGELGNSESHQDFRYCRRIKVEEVVGAMRKMIRGKAIGPDEIPVEFLRYVGKAGLE